One Actinomycetes bacterium DNA window includes the following coding sequences:
- the glgB gene encoding 1,4-alpha-glucan branching protein GlgB: MPTPTLGREEIELLVRGEHHEPHSLLGAHPAGNQVAIRAWLPDATEVTAVLVEDGERVKLTQVHQAGLFEGLVDGEQVPRYRLEVAYGDRSYTIDDPYRFLPTVGEIDQHLFGEGRHERLWEKLGAHERTLDGVTGTSFAVWAPNARAVRVVGDFNGWDGRLHPMRSLGASGVWELFVPAVGAGVKYKYELVTAQGALTLKADPFAFATLAPPGTDSVVFTSAHEWGDADWVATRDRRHKPNAPVSVYEVHLGSWRHGLTYRELAEQLPDYVADMGFTHVEFMPVAEHPYGASWGYQVSAYYAPTARYGTPDDFRELVDRLHQRGIGVIVDWVPAHFPKDVFALARFDGTALYEHADPRRGEHPDWGSLVFNLGRNEVRNFLIANALFWLEDYHIDGLRVDAVASMLYLDYSRDEGEWVPNQYGGNEDLDAVSFLKDFNTVVYQEHPGAVTIAEESTAWPAVSRPVYVGGLGFGFKWNMGWMHDTLDYISKDPIYRRFHHHTLTFSLVYAFSENFVLPISHDEVVHGKRSLLGKMPGDTWRRFANLRAYLAFMWAHPGKQLLFMGCELAQEAEWSNERSIDWEALADPDHRGVQDLVRDLNRVYRAHPALYERDAEPAGFGWIDPNDTDENALSFIRWSAKGEPLVCLCNFSPVVREDHRVGLPRTGRWKEVLNTDAGAYGGSNVGNLGVVEAEEIGWDGQPASARVTLPPLATVWLAPEAPRERPQASGPMSASGPGSPSGPGSPSGPGSPSGPGSPSGNDQRR; the protein is encoded by the coding sequence ATGCCAACCCCCACCCTCGGCCGTGAGGAGATCGAGCTCCTCGTCCGCGGCGAGCACCACGAGCCGCACAGCCTCCTCGGTGCCCACCCCGCCGGCAACCAGGTCGCCATCCGGGCCTGGCTGCCCGACGCGACCGAGGTGACCGCCGTGCTCGTCGAGGACGGCGAGCGGGTCAAGCTCACTCAGGTCCACCAGGCCGGGCTGTTCGAGGGCCTGGTGGACGGCGAGCAGGTGCCCCGCTACCGACTCGAGGTCGCCTACGGCGACCGCTCGTACACGATCGACGACCCCTACCGGTTCCTGCCCACGGTCGGGGAGATCGACCAGCACCTGTTCGGCGAGGGCAGGCACGAGCGGCTCTGGGAGAAGCTCGGCGCCCACGAGCGCACGCTCGACGGCGTGACCGGGACCTCGTTCGCGGTCTGGGCGCCCAACGCCAGGGCCGTCCGTGTGGTGGGCGACTTCAACGGCTGGGACGGCCGCCTGCACCCGATGCGCTCGCTCGGCGCCTCCGGGGTGTGGGAGCTGTTCGTGCCCGCTGTCGGCGCCGGCGTGAAGTACAAGTACGAGCTGGTCACCGCGCAGGGAGCGCTCACGCTGAAGGCCGACCCGTTCGCGTTCGCGACCCTGGCCCCTCCGGGCACCGACAGCGTCGTGTTCACCTCCGCCCACGAGTGGGGCGACGCCGACTGGGTGGCCACCCGCGACCGGCGCCACAAGCCGAACGCCCCGGTCTCGGTCTACGAGGTCCACCTCGGCTCCTGGCGTCACGGCCTCACCTACCGGGAGCTGGCCGAGCAACTGCCCGACTACGTGGCCGACATGGGCTTCACCCACGTCGAGTTCATGCCGGTGGCCGAGCACCCCTACGGCGCCTCCTGGGGCTACCAGGTCTCCGCCTACTACGCGCCCACCGCCCGCTACGGCACCCCCGACGACTTCCGCGAGCTGGTCGACCGGCTGCACCAGCGCGGCATCGGCGTGATCGTCGACTGGGTGCCCGCCCACTTTCCGAAGGACGTGTTCGCGCTCGCCCGCTTCGACGGCACCGCCCTGTACGAGCACGCCGACCCGCGCCGGGGCGAGCACCCGGACTGGGGCTCGCTCGTGTTCAACCTGGGCCGCAACGAGGTGCGCAACTTCCTCATCGCCAACGCGCTGTTCTGGCTCGAGGACTACCACATCGACGGGCTGCGGGTCGACGCGGTCGCCTCCATGCTCTACCTCGACTACTCCCGCGACGAGGGGGAGTGGGTGCCCAACCAGTACGGCGGCAACGAGGACCTGGACGCGGTCTCGTTCCTCAAGGACTTCAACACCGTCGTCTACCAGGAGCACCCGGGCGCGGTGACCATCGCCGAGGAGTCGACCGCCTGGCCGGCGGTGTCCCGGCCCGTCTACGTTGGCGGGCTCGGCTTCGGGTTCAAGTGGAACATGGGCTGGATGCACGACACGCTCGACTACATCTCCAAGGACCCGATCTACCGGCGCTTCCACCACCACACACTGACCTTCTCGCTGGTGTACGCGTTCAGCGAGAACTTCGTGCTGCCGATCTCCCACGACGAGGTCGTCCACGGCAAGCGCTCGCTGCTCGGCAAGATGCCGGGCGACACCTGGCGCCGCTTCGCCAACCTGCGCGCCTACCTCGCGTTCATGTGGGCCCACCCGGGCAAGCAGCTGCTGTTCATGGGCTGCGAGCTGGCCCAGGAGGCCGAGTGGTCCAACGAGCGCTCGATCGACTGGGAGGCGCTGGCCGATCCCGACCACCGCGGCGTCCAGGACCTGGTGCGGGACCTGAACCGGGTCTACCGCGCGCACCCGGCGTTGTACGAGCGCGACGCCGAGCCGGCCGGGTTCGGCTGGATCGACCCCAACGACACCGACGAGAACGCGCTGTCGTTCATCCGCTGGAGCGCCAAGGGCGAGCCGCTGGTCTGCCTGTGCAACTTCTCCCCCGTGGTCAGGGAGGATCACCGGGTCGGCCTGCCCAGGACCGGGCGGTGGAAGGAGGTCCTCAACACCGACGCCGGCGCCTACGGCGGGTCGAACGTCGGCAACCTCGGCGTGGTCGAGGCCGAGGAGATCGGCTGGGACGGCCAGCCCGCCTCGGCCCGGGTCACCCTGCCCCCGCTCGCCACGGTCTGGCTCGCCCCGGAGGCACCGCGGGAACGGCCCCAGGCCTCCGGGCCGATGTCCGCCTCCGGGCCGGGGTCCCCGTCCGGGCCGGGGTCCCCCTCCGGGCCGGGGTCCCCCTCCGGGCCGGGGTCCCCCTCCGGGAACGACCAGCGTCGGTAG
- the treZ gene encoding malto-oligosyltrehalose trehalohydrolase, translating to MPPGARRTPRLGPTLLDGGAELAVWAPEVASVAVRLGGRTVPLEREERGVWRGVVDGARSGDDYLLVLDGERERPDPRSLSQPQGPRGPSRLVDLGRRLDPPVPPALPELVFYELHCGTFTPEGTFDAAISRLPHLVDLGVTAVEVMPVAAFPGRRGWGYDGVDLYAVHAAYGGPAAFRRFVDACHARGLAVVLDVVYNHLGPDGNYLAEFGPYFTDRYSTPWGPALNYDGPGSDFVRDFVVDNAELWVAGYGVDGLRLDAVHDIYDRSSVHLLEALADRVHRCRPGSVVVAESDLNQPALVTCHGIDAQWADDLHHAVHVALTGEHDGYYRGFEGLGQLAKALTGGWVFTGQYHPALDRAHGREPAGLGGERFVVCSQNHDQVGNRPFGDRLASLAGPRLDAVASVLVACAPYLPLLFQGQEWGETRPFLYFTDHRPELADAVHHGRRSEFAAFAWSGQVPDPNDPATFERSKLDWAKVDAPAPEGLALPALELWRRLLRLRREVPALGNCRRDLARAWADEERRLVVLERGDPSGSRAVVVANLSAEPRPLPPGVLELPLLLATASNGSSEELPGQLPGHSSVVHGI from the coding sequence ATGCCCCCCGGCGCCCGGAGGACGCCCAGGCTCGGGCCGACGCTGCTCGACGGCGGGGCCGAGCTCGCGGTCTGGGCGCCGGAGGTGGCCTCCGTGGCCGTGCGGCTGGGTGGGCGGACCGTGCCCCTGGAGCGGGAGGAGCGCGGGGTCTGGCGGGGCGTGGTCGACGGCGCCCGCTCCGGCGACGACTACCTGCTCGTCCTCGACGGGGAGCGGGAGCGGCCCGACCCGCGCTCGCTGTCCCAGCCCCAAGGGCCCCGCGGGCCCTCCCGCCTGGTCGACCTCGGCCGGCGGCTGGATCCGCCGGTCCCCCCGGCCCTGCCCGAGCTGGTCTTCTACGAGCTGCACTGCGGCACCTTCACGCCCGAGGGCACCTTCGACGCCGCCATCTCCCGCCTTCCGCACCTGGTCGACCTCGGGGTGACCGCGGTCGAGGTGATGCCGGTGGCCGCCTTCCCGGGCCGGCGGGGCTGGGGCTACGACGGCGTCGACCTGTACGCGGTGCACGCCGCCTACGGCGGCCCGGCCGCCTTCCGGCGCTTCGTCGACGCCTGCCACGCCCGTGGGCTCGCGGTCGTCCTCGACGTCGTCTACAACCATCTCGGGCCGGACGGGAACTACCTGGCCGAGTTCGGCCCCTACTTCACCGACCGCTACTCGACCCCCTGGGGTCCGGCGCTCAACTACGACGGTCCCGGGTCGGACTTCGTGCGCGACTTCGTCGTGGACAACGCCGAGCTGTGGGTGGCCGGGTACGGCGTGGACGGGCTCCGGCTCGACGCCGTGCACGACATCTACGACCGCTCCTCGGTCCACCTGCTCGAGGCGCTGGCCGACCGGGTCCACCGCTGCCGGCCGGGCAGCGTGGTCGTGGCCGAGAGCGACCTCAACCAGCCGGCGCTGGTCACCTGTCACGGGATCGACGCCCAGTGGGCCGACGACCTCCACCACGCCGTCCACGTCGCCCTGACCGGCGAGCACGACGGCTACTACCGCGGCTTCGAGGGCCTCGGCCAGCTCGCCAAGGCCCTGACCGGGGGGTGGGTGTTCACCGGGCAGTACCACCCGGCCCTGGACCGTGCCCACGGCCGTGAGCCGGCCGGGCTCGGGGGCGAGCGCTTCGTGGTCTGCTCCCAGAACCACGACCAGGTCGGCAACCGGCCCTTCGGCGACCGGCTGGCCAGCCTGGCCGGGCCCCGGCTGGACGCGGTCGCAAGCGTCCTGGTCGCCTGCGCTCCCTACCTGCCGCTGCTGTTCCAGGGCCAGGAGTGGGGCGAGACCAGGCCGTTCCTGTACTTCACCGATCACCGGCCGGAGCTGGCCGACGCCGTGCACCACGGCCGCCGCTCGGAGTTCGCCGCCTTCGCCTGGTCGGGCCAGGTGCCCGACCCGAACGACCCGGCCACGTTCGAGCGCTCCAAGCTCGACTGGGCCAAGGTGGACGCCCCGGCTCCGGAAGGGCTGGCACTGCCTGCGCTCGAGCTGTGGCGGCGCCTGCTCCGGCTCCGGCGTGAGGTCCCCGCCCTCGGCAACTGCCGCCGCGACCTGGCCCGCGCCTGGGCCGACGAGGAGCGCCGCCTGGTGGTGCTGGAGCGGGGCGACCCGTCCGGCTCCCGCGCCGTGGTGGTCGCCAACCTCTCCGCCGAGCCCCGACCGCTGCCGCCCGGCGTCCTGGAGCTGCCGCTGCTGCTGGCAACCGCGTCGAACGGGTCGTCCGAAGAGCTTCCCGGCCAGCTTCCCGGCCACAGTTCAGTAGTTCATGGTATTTGA
- a CDS encoding DUF4268 domain-containing protein: MSADMEIERLGLGRLERLDLRSFWGDQVPDLMPWFAQNIDLLSQTLGIDITPTQRELRIDHGSMQVLGTDSHGRPVMIENRLEPTQHTDLGQLVVDASTLESAVVVWVAPRFPTEHRRALEWLNDRTDDKADFFAVELGLVRIGRSLPAPVLDVVVQPRNWRKPGRRQANSSLPVGQHQRHEPSPAPVPTAGPLLQPPMPAPAPPPVPAPPLAQGPPLAQGPPLAQGPPPAQAPERHQRHEPPPPIASDKDGGFQTAEVRHRFFEAMFDSVARRRPGFRIPKFGYENWVGFAAGPFGFYDVAFTANGAVRAGVYLDMQERNATKRLFDDLFSERLGIETAVGRILSWERLDDRRASRIVDYREVRDLANPDEQRMAADWAAETVVKLMDALDGRLRTTAQILLARVQGGV, from the coding sequence ATGTCGGCCGACATGGAAATAGAGAGGCTTGGCCTCGGTCGTCTCGAACGGCTCGACCTGCGCTCGTTCTGGGGCGACCAGGTGCCCGACCTGATGCCCTGGTTCGCCCAGAACATCGACCTCCTCAGCCAGACCCTCGGCATCGACATCACCCCGACGCAGCGTGAGCTCCGCATCGACCACGGGTCGATGCAGGTGCTCGGCACCGACTCCCACGGCCGCCCGGTGATGATCGAGAACCGGCTCGAGCCGACCCAGCACACCGACCTCGGGCAGCTCGTCGTCGACGCGTCCACCCTCGAGTCGGCCGTGGTGGTCTGGGTCGCGCCCCGGTTCCCCACCGAGCACCGGCGCGCCCTCGAGTGGCTGAACGACCGCACCGACGACAAGGCCGACTTCTTCGCGGTCGAGCTGGGGCTGGTGCGGATCGGGCGGTCCCTGCCCGCGCCCGTGCTCGACGTGGTCGTCCAGCCCAGGAACTGGCGCAAGCCGGGCCGGCGCCAGGCCAACTCCTCGCTGCCGGTGGGCCAGCACCAGCGCCACGAGCCCTCGCCTGCGCCGGTGCCGACGGCCGGGCCGCTGCTGCAGCCACCCATGCCCGCCCCGGCGCCGCCGCCTGTCCCGGCGCCGCCGCTCGCCCAGGGCCCGCCGCTCGCCCAGGGCCCGCCCCTCGCCCAGGGCCCGCCGCCGGCGCAGGCCCCGGAGCGGCACCAGCGCCACGAGCCCCCGCCGCCCATCGCCTCCGACAAGGACGGCGGCTTCCAGACCGCCGAGGTGCGCCACCGGTTCTTCGAGGCGATGTTCGACTCGGTCGCCCGGCGCCGGCCCGGCTTCCGCATCCCCAAGTTCGGCTACGAGAACTGGGTCGGCTTCGCTGCCGGCCCGTTCGGCTTCTACGACGTCGCCTTCACCGCCAACGGCGCCGTGCGGGCCGGCGTCTACCTCGACATGCAGGAGCGCAACGCCACCAAGCGCCTGTTCGACGACCTGTTCTCCGAGCGGCTCGGGATCGAGACCGCGGTCGGGCGGATCCTGTCCTGGGAGCGGCTCGACGACCGCCGGGCCTCCCGGATCGTCGACTACCGCGAAGTCCGCGACCTCGCCAACCCGGACGAGCAGCGGATGGCCGCCGACTGGGCGGCCGAGACTGTCGTCAAGCTGATGGACGCCCTCGACGGCCGGCTCCGGACCACCGCCCAGATCCTCCTCGCCCGCGTCCAGGGCGGCGTCTAG